One Ranitomeya imitator isolate aRanImi1 chromosome 1, aRanImi1.pri, whole genome shotgun sequence DNA window includes the following coding sequences:
- the LOC138662249 gene encoding actin-like protein 7A, translating to MTSRASLDLKVWPTATVLQGIAKKSLIISNKSSTEVVNKIEQKDVKETRAVIIDIGTRSCKIGYAGEPKPSFVVSSTLGIPLRETSKTGDNWKEHFIGNEKETYSSVSQKLVNPLRHGTVVEWDSVEAILEYLFVKEMKIPSEEHAVLLSDPPLSPSTNREKYAEMMFETFNVPAFQIANQSSLSMYSYGKTSGLVVECGHGMSYAVPIIEGNVQPTFTCSADYAGADITKYLMQILKARGYTFNEEHLDIIENVKHKFCYVSFDFNEEICLPQIKHQPAYKFTDGQEITIKKERFICTEALFQPSLIDSTEPSLQNMTMTCISNCDASFKETMVNNILLGGGTTMLQGFFERFQKELNKLSGHQKSSISAWPDRQFCVWRRGSILASLHSFQPLWLHRSEYDEHGPSIIYRKCF from the coding sequence ATGACTTCTAGAGCAAGCTTAGATCTGAAGGTATGGCCAACAGCTACCGTTCTGCAAGGTATCGCTAAGAAATCTTTGATAATTAGCAACAAATCAAGCACAGAAGTAGTAAACAAGATAGAACAAAAAGATGTGAAAGAAACAAGGGCAGTAATAATTGATATAGGAACACGTTCTTGCAAAATTGGATATGCAGGGGAACCAAAGCCTTCATTTGTTGTATCATCTACACTTGGAATACCTCTCAGAGAGACTTCTAAAACAGGAGACAACTGGAAAGAACACTTCATTGGCAATGAAAAAGAGACTTATTCCAGCGTCTCTCAAAAGCTTGTAAATCCTCTTAGACATGGTACAGTCGTGGAATGGGATAGTGTAGAGGCAATCTTAGAATACCTTTTTGTTAAGGAGATGAAGATTCCATCAGAGGAGCATGCTGTTTTGTTGTCCGATCCTCCACTGAGTCCATCAACCAACAGAGAGAAATATGCAGAGATGATGTTTGAGACCTTCAATGTCCCAGCTTTCCAAATAGCCAATCAGTCAAGTCTATCAATGTACTCATACGGAAAGACATCCGGACTTGTTGTTGAATGTGGCCATGGCATGTCTTATGCGGTCCCTATAATTGAAGGAAACGTTCAGCCTACTTTTACATGCAGCGCAGATTATGCAGGAGCAGACATTACAAAATACTTAATGCAGATTTTGAAAGCAAGGGGGTATACATTTAATGAAGAACACTTGGACATTATAGAAAATGTAAAGCACAAATTTTGTTACGTCTCCTTTGATTTTAATGAAGAGATATGTTTGCCACAAATCAAACACCAACCAGCATATAAATTTACCGATGGACAAGAAATTACTATAAAAAAGGAAAGGTTCATATGTACTGAAGCACTCTTCCAGCCATCCTTAATAGACTCTACTGAACCAAGTCTTCAAAACATGACCATGACTTGTATTAGTAATTGTGATGCTAGTTTTAAGGAAACCATGGTCAACAACATTTTGCTTGGTGGAGGCACGACTATGCTTCAAGGATTTTTTGAACGCTTTCAAAAGGAACTGAACAAGTTGTCTGGTCATCAGAAATCTAGCATTTCAGCTTGGCCTGATCGACAATTTTGTGTCTGGAGACGTGGCTCCATATTGGCATCTCTACACTCCTTCCAACCACTTTGGCTACACAGGAGTGAATATGATGAACATGGTCCTTCCATCATCTATAGAAAATGCTTCTGA